A genomic window from Sphingobacterium spiritivorum includes:
- a CDS encoding MFS transporter, giving the protein MQNSWKKKFSIIWVGQFISLLSSTAVNFAVIIWLSLETGSAEVLAYAAIAGLLPQAIIGPIAGVYIDRWDRKKTMMFADGFVAFCTLIMSVSFYMGNESLLLLYVMLALRSVGSAFHMPAMQAAIPMLAPQSELLRIAGINQIIQSVSSIAGPALGALAIGFMSIGNVLLLDIAGAVVAITSLLFVHIPNPEIAEKAKASVQQVWKDIKLGWEEIRKNRGLSYLFLYSVIATFCIMPVAVLFPLMTINHFGGDKIEMSIVEMAWGVGMLIGGGLLGIWKPNIHKVIIINTMHMLLGISLAISGWLPVSGFILFVMLTGIGGLAASVYNASFMTVLQEEVNPAMMGRVFSMFFSIVVIPSVIGLLSTGFVADTIGVNLTFIILGLVVVGVGLLSFFTPSLMMLGKVKETTQKEAEPSEEV; this is encoded by the coding sequence ATGCAAAATTCCTGGAAAAAGAAATTTTCTATTATATGGGTGGGACAGTTTATCTCCCTGTTAAGCAGTACAGCAGTCAACTTTGCTGTCATTATCTGGTTGAGTCTGGAAACAGGCTCTGCTGAAGTATTGGCTTACGCAGCTATTGCAGGTCTGCTTCCACAGGCTATTATCGGTCCGATAGCAGGTGTGTATATTGATCGTTGGGACCGTAAGAAAACAATGATGTTTGCGGATGGTTTTGTCGCATTCTGTACACTGATTATGTCGGTCAGTTTTTATATGGGTAATGAAAGTTTGTTGTTACTCTATGTTATGCTGGCACTGCGCTCTGTAGGTTCTGCATTCCACATGCCGGCTATGCAGGCTGCGATTCCTATGCTTGCACCTCAATCTGAATTGTTGCGTATAGCAGGTATTAATCAGATTATACAATCTGTATCGAGTATTGCAGGGCCTGCACTTGGAGCGCTGGCAATTGGATTTATGTCGATCGGCAATGTGTTGCTTCTGGATATTGCCGGAGCAGTCGTGGCGATTACTTCCTTACTGTTTGTGCATATTCCCAATCCTGAAATAGCAGAGAAGGCCAAAGCAAGTGTACAGCAGGTGTGGAAGGATATCAAACTGGGATGGGAAGAAATACGTAAAAACAGAGGACTTTCTTACTTGTTTTTATATTCGGTCATTGCTACTTTTTGTATTATGCCCGTTGCTGTACTTTTCCCATTGATGACTATCAATCATTTTGGTGGAGACAAAATAGAAATGAGTATAGTCGAAATGGCCTGGGGTGTAGGTATGCTGATCGGTGGCGGATTGTTGGGTATCTGGAAACCTAATATCCATAAAGTCATTATTATTAATACTATGCATATGCTGCTTGGTATTAGTCTGGCGATATCCGGCTGGCTTCCGGTTTCCGGATTTATTCTGTTCGTCATGCTTACGGGTATCGGTGGATTAGCCGCTTCAGTATACAATGCCAGTTTTATGACGGTATTGCAGGAAGAGGTCAATCCGGCCATGATGGGACGTGTATTTTCAATGTTCTTTAGTATTGTGGTAATTCCTTCTGTGATCGGGCTGTTAAGTACGGGTTTTGTAGCAGATACCATAGGCGTGAATCTTACCTTCATTATCCTCGGACTGGTAGTAGTGGGAGTAGGATTGCTTTCTTTCTTTACGCCTTCTCTGATGATGTTGGGTAAAGTGAAGGAAACGACACAAAAAGAAGCCGAACCGTCAGAAGAGGTCTGA
- a CDS encoding EthD family reductase: protein MKTKIGLLIVMLALLVSCQQNSAPSLTFHKKGMIKVTIFYPNGEGKTFDMDYYINKHMPLVQRVYGDALKGLTIDKGIGGGSPDTPAPYMAIGHLYFENVAAYEEGLKKNRETFAADFPKYTNVMPVVQISEVIR from the coding sequence ATGAAAACAAAAATCGGATTACTGATTGTTATGCTGGCTCTACTGGTCAGCTGTCAGCAAAATTCTGCTCCATCTTTAACCTTTCATAAGAAAGGGATGATTAAAGTGACCATATTCTATCCGAATGGGGAAGGCAAAACTTTTGACATGGATTATTATATCAACAAGCATATGCCTTTAGTTCAGCGGGTATATGGCGATGCATTAAAAGGTCTTACGATAGATAAAGGAATCGGAGGCGGATCTCCCGATACTCCCGCGCCTTATATGGCGATAGGACATTTATACTTTGAGAATGTAGCCGCTTATGAAGAAGGGTTAAAAAAGAACAGAGAAACTTTTGCAGCCGACTTCCCGAAATATACCAATGTCATGCCGGTTGTACAGATCAGTGAAGTGATCCGGTAA